A single genomic interval of Cucumis sativus cultivar 9930 chromosome 7, Cucumber_9930_V3, whole genome shotgun sequence harbors:
- the LOC101208635 gene encoding uncharacterized protein At1g51745, translating to MGSSSEAKGIDSSVGGLVWVRRRNGSWWPGKILGLDELSESCLVSPRSGTPVKLLGREDASIDWYNLEKSKRVKAFRCGEYDECIEKAKASAANSCKKAVKYARREDAILHALELESALLGKDQLDFSYRTQNNVSDGDHGILVSESSPVSDSCEEGEEEEEEEKEDEEKEEEEEEEEEEVEEEEEAIMSDDVSNSEHACPKKSNSEDTCPKKSNSEVSSDSAPEISHSDIPLEETNHASSSKVLSEHRRRTPNDSEDDGTEGVKRMRGLEDLGMGSLANGKSHAGVQLEKVQQEDASHCDANTGNCVTNGNGNPPKIIHMYSSSLRRKRSPVATVQEFLKRKNRRRPLTKVLESTAMVSVPVFCDQLPNTCSSNLWGSSDGKISELDTESKRTNSLAVINSSDGNGTAVSCDDEAFLSASEVSRINSKAKENEVSSISEISENKTSDKLFDVTLVKEEKHPAGFSPTNPSSSSGRSTVGALGKQSSRSTPAASLENEGTKEPGSSISAATRNDNTKQKIERGTSRWQLKGKRKSRHLSNYRKQDSKNSLDVDDASDACLVGKVEYNNVGRSPSANDCNLLAKSKKFAESQVDGLSEWSKQVSYRKPNASELKTEMKQLLDDPLVPQKLLPYRQSRFAVHRYQMPEFYVRNHGANPLLYDVELEVKASYRPQHVPLVSLMSKLNGKAIVGHPLTVEIVEDGHCDSLLTRADSEPEGNEQCYVTGKHTAPSRTQAKQSKQSPSQPCFSPSRSPRMKKSGHLCKKIRKLSSLTGNRHQNQPKRMVQKSSDHVITCIPLKVVFSRINEAVSGLARPSHHALT from the exons ATGGGAAGTTCTAGCGAGGCCAAGGGTATAGATTCATCGGTTGGAGGGTTAGTTTGGGTCCGCCGCCGAAATGGGTCGTGGTGGCCGGGCAAGATTTTGGGCCTCGATGAATTGTCGGAGAGTTGTTTGGTTTCTCCGAGATCCGGTACGCCGGTGAAACTTCTAGGTCGCGAAGACGCTAGCAT TGACTGGTACAATCTTGAGAAATCTAAGAGGGTGAAGGCATTCCGATGTGGAGAATATGATGAATGCATTGAGAAGGCAAAGGCTTCTGCAGCGAACTCTTGTAAAAAGGCCGTGAAGTATGCCCGGAGGGAAGATGCTATTCTACATGCTCTTGAGCTTGAGAGTGCCCTTTTAGGCAAGGATCAGTTGGACTTTAGCTACAGGACTCAGAATAATGTTTCAGATGGCGACCATGGTATCTTAGTCAGTGAGTCTTCTCCTGTGTCTGATTCTTGTGAAGAAggggaagaagaggaagaagaagaaaaagaagacgaagaaaaagaagaggaagaggaggaggaagaagaggaagtcgaagaggaagaagaagccaTCATGTCCGATGATGTGAGTAATTCTGAACACGCTTGTCCAAAAAAGAGTAATTCGGAAGATACCTGTCCTAAAAAGAGTAATTCTGAAGTGAGCTCTGATTCAGCCCCAGAAATCTCTCATTCAGACATTCCTTTGGAAGAAACTAATCATGCCAGTTCCTCGAAGGTTCTGTCTGAACACAGGAGGAGAACACCAAATGATTCAGAGGATGATGGAACCGAGGGTGTTAAGCGTATGAGAGGACTTGAAGATTTGGGTATGGGTTCATTGGCAAACGGGAAGTCCCATGCTGGAGTGCAACTTGAAAAAGTTCAGCAAGAGGATGCTTCCCACTGTGATGCGAATACTGGAAACTGTGTGActaatggaaatggaaatccTCCGAAGATTATTCATATGTATTCATCATCCTTGAGAAGAAAGCGATCACCAGTGGCAACTGTGCAggaatttttgaaaaggaaaaatcgcCGTCGGCCATTGACGAAGGTCTTGGAGAGCACAGCAATGGTATCTGTTCCAGTGTTTTGTGATCAGCTCCCTAATACATGTAGTTCTAACCTATGGGGATCATCTGATGGTAAAATCTCTGAATTAGATACTGAGTCGAAGAGAACTAATTCTTTAGCAGTTATCAATAGTTCAGACGGCAATGGCACTGCAGTTTCTTGTGATGATGAAGCCTTTTTAAGTGCATCTGAAGTGTCTCGGATTAACTCTAAGGCAAAGGAAAATGAAGTCTCCAGTATATCTGAGATCTCTGAGAATAAAACTTCGGACAAGCTATTTGATGTGACATTGGTTAAAGAGGAGAAGCACCCTGCTG GTTTTTCTCCTACAAATCCCTCTTCTTCATCTGGTAGGTCTACAGTTGGTGCTTTAGGAAAGCAGTCCAGTCGAAGTACTCCAGCTGCATCTTTGGAGAACGAGGGAACAAAGGAACCCGGTTCTTCAATTTCAGCTGCCACTCGTAATGATAATACTAAGCAAAAGATTGAGAGAGGTACTTCAAGGTGGCAATTGAAGGGAAAGAGGAAGTCGAGGCATTTAAGTAACTACAGAAAACAAGATTCAAAAAATTCCTTGGATGTGGATGATGCATCTGATGCATGCTTGGTAGGTAAAGTAGAGTACAACAACGTTGGGAGATCCCCCTCTGCAAATGATTGTAACCTGCTAGCCAAGTCCAAAAAATTTGCTGAAAGTCAGGTGGATGGACTCTCTGAATGGAGTAAGCAAGTATCTTACAGGAAACCAAATGCAAGTGAACTGAAAACTGAGATGAAACAATTGCTTGATGACCCTCTAGTACCTCAAAAATTGCTTCCTTATCGCCAGTCCCGCTTTGCCGTTCATCGATATCAGATGCCAGAATTTTATGTTAGAAATCATGGAGCTAATCCACTATTATATGATGTTGAGCTTGAGGTGAAAGCCAGCTACAGGCCTCAGCATGTTCCATTGGTTTCTCTGATGAGCAAATTGAATGGTAAAGCCATAGTTGGTCATCCTCTCACAGTTGAAATTGTGGAAGATGGGCACTGTGATTCATTATTGACCAGAGCAGATTCTGAACCGGAAGGCAATGAACAATGTTATGTGACAGGCAAGCACACTGCACCTTCAAGAACTCAAGCCAAACAGTCCAAACAGTCACCATCCCAACCTTGTTTCTCACCCTCCAGATCGCCGAGAATGAAGAAATCTGGGCATTTATGTAAAAAGATCCGCAAACTATCATCATTGACTGGAAATCGGCACCAAAATCAGCCAAAACGAATGGTACAGAAGTCTAGTGATCATGTCATCACCTGCATCCCCCTTAAAGTAGTGTTCAGTCGGATAAACGAAGCAGTGAGCGGTTTAGCCAGACCTTCACACCATGCATTAACATGA